In candidate division WOR-3 bacterium, a single window of DNA contains:
- the cutA gene encoding divalent-cation tolerance protein CutA, translating to MKQTNGYIQVFTTVEKKEDAEKIAKIVVEKRLAGCVQILGPIKSTYWWKGKIENAEEWLCIIKSKKELYPELEKTIREIHPYETPEIIAMPIIAGYEGYLKWLSEIPP from the coding sequence ATGAAACAAACAAATGGTTATATTCAAGTTTTTACGACCGTCGAAAAAAAGGAAGATGCAGAAAAGATAGCAAAAATAGTTGTAGAAAAACGGCTTGCCGGTTGTGTTCAAATTCTGGGACCAATTAAAAGTACCTACTGGTGGAAGGGTAAAATTGAGAACGCTGAAGAATGGTTATGTATTATTAAGAGCAAGAAAGAGTTATATCCAGAACTTGAAAAAACAATTAGAGAAATCCACCCTTATGAAACACCAGAAATAATTGCAATGCCGATAATCGCTGGATATGAAGGTTATCTGAAATGGCTTAGTGAGATTCCCCCTTGA